In Dama dama isolate Ldn47 chromosome 9, ASM3311817v1, whole genome shotgun sequence, the following proteins share a genomic window:
- the GDF9 gene encoding growth/differentiation factor 9: protein MALPNKFFLWFCCFAWLCFPISLDSQPSRGEAQIVARTALESEAETWSLLKHLDGRHRPGLLSPLLNVLYDGHGGHPRLQPDDRALRYMKRLYKTYATKEGTPKSNRSHLYNTVRLFTPCAQQKQAPGDQATGTLPSVDLLFNLDRVTVVEHLFKSVLLYTFNNSISFPFPVKCVCNLVIKEPEFSSKTLPRAPYSFTFNSQFEFRKKYKWIEIDVTAPLEPLVASHKRNIHMSVNFTCVKDQLQHRSAQDSLFNMTLLVAPSLLLYLNDTSAQAFHRWHSLHPKKRPSQGPDQKRGLSAYPMGEEAAEGVRSSRHRRDQESVSSELKKPLVPASFNLSEYFKQFLFPQNECELHDFRLSFSQLKWDNWIVAPHKYNPRYCKGDCPRAVGHRYGSPVHTMVQNIIHEKLDSSVPRPSCVPAKYSPLSVLAIEPDGSIAYKEYEDMIATKCTCR from the exons ATGGCACTTCCCAACAAATTCTTCCTTTGGTTTTGCTGCTTTGCCTGGCTCTGTTTTCCTATCAGCCTTGATTCTCAGCCTTCTAGGGGAGAAGCTCAGATTGTAGCTAGAACTGCGTTGGAATCTGAGGCTGAGACTTGGTCCTTGCTGAAGCATCTAGATGGGAGACACAGACCTGGTCTCCTTTCCCCTCTCTTAAATGTTCTGTATGATGGGCACGGGGGACACCCCAGGCTGCAGCCAGATGACAGAGCTTTGCGCTACATGAAGAGGCTCTATAAGACATACGCTACCAAGGAGGGGACCCCTAAATCCAACAGAAGCCACCTCTACAACACTGTTCGGCTCTTCACCCCCTGTGCTCAGCAAAAGCAGGCTCCTGGGGACCAGGCGACAG GAACCCTTCCATCAGTGGACCTGCTGTTTAACCTGGACCGTGTTACTGTTGTGGAACATTTATTCAAGTCAGTCTTGCTATATACTTTCAACAACtccatttcttttccctttcctgtTAAATGTGTATGCAACCTGGTGATAAAAGAGCCAGAGTTTTCTAGCAAGACTCTCCCTAGAGCTCCATACTCATTTACCTTTAACTCACAGtttgaatttagaaaaaaatacaaatggatTGAGATTGATGTGACAGCTCCTCTTGAACCTCTGGTGGCCTCCCACAAGAGGAATATTCACATGTCTGTAAATTTTACATGTGTGAAAGACCAGCTGCAGCATCGTTCAGCACAGGACAGCCTGTTTAACATGACTCTTCTCGTAGCGCCCTCACTGCTTTTATATCTGAACGACACAAGTGCTCAGGCTTTTCACAGGTGGCATTCCCTCCACCCTAAAAAGAGGCCTTCACAGGGTCCTGACCAGAAGAGAGGGCTGTCTGCCTATCCCATGGGAGAAGAAGCTGCTGAGGGTGTAAGATCGTCCCGTCACCGGAGAGACCAGGAGAGTGTCAGCTCTGAATTGAAGAAGCCTCTGGTTCCAGCTTCATTCAATCTGAGTGAATATTTCAAACAGTTTCTTTTTCCCCAGAATGAATGTGAGCTCCATGACTTTAGACTTAGCTTTAGTCAACTGAAGTGGGATAACTGGATTGTGGCCCCACACAAATACAACCCTAGATACTGTAAAGGGGACTGTCCCAGGGCGGTCGGACATCGGTATGGCTCTCCGGTTCACACCATGGTGCAGAACATCATCCATGAGAAACTTGACTCCTCAGTGCCGAGACCATCCTGTGTACCTGCCAAGTACAGTCCTTTGAGTGTTTTGGCCATCGAGCCTGATGGCTCAATCGCTTATAAAGAATATGAAGATATGATAGCCACTAAGTGTACCTGTCGTTAA